CTTTGGGTGTCCTCCGATTCCCGGAATCACGGCGCCTTCAACATAGTCCACGGGATAGGCGCAACGCGTGTTCTCCGTGAGACTGTCATCGTCATAATTTGGAACATGTGTTTCCGCATCGAGCGGAACGTTTTCCAGCACGGAGCCAAAGCGGATTGCATTCCAGATCTGCGGCTCATTTTCTTTTGACAGCTTGATGCACTTGGCGTAGCAGCCGCCTTCAAAATTGAAAATGCCTGTCGGACTCCAGCCGTGCTCATCGTCGCCAATCAGCAGGCGTTCCGGATCGGCCGAGAGCGTGGTCTTGCCAGTGCCGGAAAGTCCAAAGAAAAGTGCTGTCTGGCCGTTTTTGCCGACGTTGGCCGAGCAATGCATGGGAAAGACATTTCTCTGCGGCAGCAGGAAATTCATGATGCCGAAGATTGACTTCTTCATCTCGCCCGCGTACTTAGTCCCGCCAATCAGGATCACCTTCCGGGTGAAACTCACAAGAATGAAAGCTTCTGAGCGGGTGCCGTCGCGCTGCGGATCGCCTTGAAATTCCGGCGCTGAGACAATCGTAAATTCCGGGCGATGGGTTTTAAGCTCTTCTGCCGTAGGGCGCACAAACAGCGCGCGGGCAAAAAGATTGTGCCACGCATATTCATTGATCACCCTGATCGGCAGCCGATATTTGGAGTCTGCCCCGGCATACAGGTCCTGCACAAACAGTTCTTTGCCGCGCAGAAAAGCCACAACACGGTCAAACAGCGCGTCAAACTTTTCCTGATCAAAAGGCTGGTTTATGGCGCCCCAGTTGACCAACTCAGCGGTAATCGAGTCCTTTACCGTGAACTTGTCTTTGGGGGTGCGTCCGGTGTATTTACCGGTGTATCCAACCATCGCTCCATTGTCCGCCAGCAGCCCTTCACTCCGGCGCACTGCCTGCTCCACAAGCACGCCTGAATGGAGGTTGCGATGCACGTTACTGCCTTTGAGAAGTGTTTCCAGGGCTGAGGCTGTATCAATGGCTGGCAAAGTCGACATGGCGGAAAAATCTCCTGTTCTGTTGGGCCAGAAGGCTGGTCGCAAGCAGCGGTTTTTGGCTGGCCTAAACCGGCTAGGCCGTTTTGATCAGCGCATCCTGGGGCGCGCCAACTTCCTTTAGGACTGCATTCAAGTGTCCGAGCGATTCATCCACCGTCAACGTATACATTTCCCGGCCATGCTCATACGTGCCGGATTCAATCGCCGTCTTCAAAAAATGCCCGGCAATCTGGATGGCCAGCGGATCGGTTATGACCCGGCCGGTGCGCTCCTTGTATTCCACCCATGTTGGATGCGGCAACGCTATCCATACGGGACGCCCGCTGGCAAGAAACTTTATGTCAACAGCATCGGCGTGCCGCGTCGCAATGGCGACGATCAGGGCCTGATAAATACAGTGGAGTTGTTCTCCCGTCCAGCGGTCGGTGGCTTGAAAGTCCTCGTACATGCTGTCTAAAAATATATCGGAGTGCCTTAACTTCAGCAAATAAAAGACCCAGTAGATAAGGCTCAGCAAATATAAGGCATGGCATCTCTAGCCCGATGTGACTCTAATCACAGTCCCTCGGTGCGCGCCTTATAATCATTTTGCACGCTTAACATGCCCATGAACAACACCATGCTGGCGGTCTGGATCTCCACCTTTGGCGGCCCTGAAGTGCTGGAAATACGCACCGTTGGCAAACCCCTTATCAATGACGATCATGTTCTGGTCCGCGTCCGCGCCTCATCGCTCAACCGCGCTGACCTGCTCCAGCGCCAGGGCAAATACCCCCCACCGCCCGGCTTTCCCGCTGAGATTCCTGGCATGGAGTTCGCCGGCGAAGTTGCGGAAGTTGGTTCCTCCGTTCGCCGATGGAAGACCGGCCAGCGCGTTTTTGGCCTGATCGGCGGCGGGGCCCATGCCGAATATGTTGTCACCTATGAACATCTGCTGGCGGAAATCCCCGCGAACCTTGATTGGACTCAGGCCGCTGCCGTGCCTGAAGTCTTTATTACCGCGCAAGACGCTCTATGGACCCAAGGAAAGCTTCGCCCCGGCGAAACCATCCTGATCCATGCCGTGGGCAGCGGCGTGGGCCTGGCTGCCGTGCAACTTGCCCGCGCAATCCATGCCGTCCCTTATGGAACTTCACGCACGGCCGACAAAATTGAACAATCTAAACCGCTGGGTTTGGAAGC
The genomic region above belongs to Terriglobia bacterium and contains:
- the pckA gene encoding phosphoenolpyruvate carboxykinase (ATP) — translated: MSTLPAIDTASALETLLKGSNVHRNLHSGVLVEQAVRRSEGLLADNGAMVGYTGKYTGRTPKDKFTVKDSITAELVNWGAINQPFDQEKFDALFDRVVAFLRGKELFVQDLYAGADSKYRLPIRVINEYAWHNLFARALFVRPTAEELKTHRPEFTIVSAPEFQGDPQRDGTRSEAFILVSFTRKVILIGGTKYAGEMKKSIFGIMNFLLPQRNVFPMHCSANVGKNGQTALFFGLSGTGKTTLSADPERLLIGDDEHGWSPTGIFNFEGGCYAKCIKLSKENEPQIWNAIRFGSVLENVPLDAETHVPNYDDDSLTENTRCAYPVDYVEGAVIPGIGGHPKNVMFLTADAFGVLPPISKLTTDQAMYHFLSGYTAKVAGTEAGVEEPQPDFSTLFGAPFFPLRPKVYAEMLGRRMTEHGSQCWLVNTGWFGGPYGVGARMKLPYTRAMVNAAIEGALDKVEFEQDPAFGLTIPKSVPGVPSEFLRPRDAWKDKAAYDKTAANLATLFAKNFEKFDAPANIRAAGPGLKK
- a CDS encoding NAD(P)H-quinone oxidoreductase, with the protein product MLAVWISTFGGPEVLEIRTVGKPLINDDHVLVRVRASSLNRADLLQRQGKYPPPPGFPAEIPGMEFAGEVAEVGSSVRRWKTGQRVFGLIGGGAHAEYVVTYEHLLAEIPANLDWTQAAAVPEVFITAQDALWTQGKLRPGETILIHAVGSGVGLAAVQLARAIHAVPYGTSRTADKIEQSKPLGLEAGLVLRQNFDELATSAEKWTGGKGFNVLLDLVGGPYVKASQKAMAHQGRMILVGTVAGGSYELDAKYVMSKRLQIRGTVLRARSMEEKIAATRLFAAEVVPLLARGVLKPNVDSVFPISDIGKAHQRLESNETFGKVVVVME